From a region of the Ammospiza nelsoni isolate bAmmNel1 chromosome 26, bAmmNel1.pri, whole genome shotgun sequence genome:
- the LOC132084357 gene encoding transmembrane ascorbate-dependent reductase CYB561 translates to MDGAPPPPSPSGLSAYVAVSQLLGLTLLGTTGAWLGRYRGGVAWHSPLQFNAHPLCMVLGMVFLQGDALLVYRVFRHEAKRSTKALHALLHGLALVIALVGIIAVFESHRAKGIPDMYSLHSWCGMATFVLYLLQWFLGCGFFLFPGASFSLRGWYKPQHIFFGITLFILSITSCLLGITEMLLFNISDSYSHFVPEGILANTLGVLLVAFGLVVGYVLTREEWKRPPLAEELALSMDFKTLTEGESPGGGSQ, encoded by the exons CTGCTGGGCCTGACCCTCCTGGGCACCACCGGTGCTTGGCTGGGCCGCTACCGGGGCGGCgtggcctggcacagccccctgCAGTTCAACGCCCACCCCCTGTGCATGGTGCTGGGCATGGTGTTCCTCCAAGGTGACG ctctcctggtgtACCGGGTGTTCAGGCACGAGGCCAAGCGTTCTACCAAGGCCCTGCACGCGTTGCTCCATGGCCTGGCCCTGGTCATCGCCCTCGTGG GCATCATCGCTGTGTTCGAGTCCCACCGGGCTAAGGGCATCCCTGACATGTACAGCCTGCACTCCTGGTGTGGGATGGCCACCTTTGTGCTCTACCTCCTGCAG TGGTTCCTGGGCTGTGGTTTCTTTCTGTTCCCTGGTGCTTCCTTCTCGCTGAGAGGGTGGTACAAGCCCCAGCACATCTTCTTTGGCATCACCCTCTTCATCCTCTCCATCACCTCCTGCTTGTTGGGCATTACTGAGATGCTCCTCTTCAACATCAG TGATTCCTACAGCCACTTTGTGCCTGAGGGCATCCTGGCCAAcaccctgggggtgctgctggtggcctTTGGGCTGGTGGTGGGCTACGTGCTGACACGGGAGGAGTGGAAGCGCCCACCActggcagaggagctggccCTGTCCATGGACTTCAAGACCCTGACAGAAGGAGAGAGCCCTGGTGGTGGCAGCCAGTGa